The genomic stretch GCTATGTCGTAAAGCTGTTCTTCATGGTTCGCCGGAGCTTCCTGACCTTGAATCTCCTTCGGTATCAGTTTTATATCCACGGAAAAAGAGCCCTTCTCTTTGGGGGGAACCGGAAGGACAACCTCGACCAAGCGGTGTTTATAGAAGTGCAGAAACTGCTCCCACTTGAAGGCTATCCTGTTTACCAGCGAAAGCCCCTGCACGATAGACAGGTTCTCCCCTTCAAAGAGCACCTGGAAGCCGTCGTCTCCTTTGAGTTTTCTCAGACGCTTGAATATTTCGGGGTAGACGGCTTTACATATACTGCCTATTCTGCCAGATACCTCACGGTCCATGGTCCCCGATCGGGAATCCTCGGGGGTGATTTTATTCGCCAGCTCACAAAGTTCCTTCACGCAACTATTCATGGACAGGGCCTTACCATCTATTTCAAGGTCGATAGCCTCAAGAATCTGGCTGTATATGGGAAGCTGGGCCGCCAGGGCTTTGGCCTCGTATGCGGTCCGCTCCAGCCTCTGAATGAGATGATCCTCGCCGACTATCCTGTCGGACTGGACGTCACAACCGTCTAAAACCCTGAGAAGGGCGGTCACGGTGAGGACCTCCTCTTCGGAGATATGACCACCGGCAAATATGGTGGCAAACTTTCCGAGCCTGGACGATACCGGGGAAAGGGTCGATTTGAACCTTTCCTTCCCCATGAGCAACTTCCCTACCTCCCAGACCGATTTTTTCTTTTTTTTAGGGATATAGTCGTCCAGTCGGACGTATCCCCTGTGTCCAGCACATACCTCGGGCACCAGTTTTTTCACTATCTCCAGATATTCTTTCAGCTCCCCGGCACGGTCTTCTACTACGTTGAGTCCCTCCATTTCGTCGGGGTCGGGAAAGAGGTCCTTCGCCCTGAGTCGGACCATCTCAGCGGATAGAAGGTTATGGACCTCCCTCACCGCCGAGGGAAAAAGAGACAGAGGGAATACGTCGCCATCTTCGGACTCATTAAGGTCTAAAGGATAGGTCAGGGCGGTGTGGCCTATATCGTGAAGGTATATGGCCGATATGAGCAACGCCAGGGGGATAGGTCTGTCCATGTACAGATCTTTGGATCGGCCCTCGCCTAGTGGCTCTCCTCTGTCCAGCGACCTCATGACGTTGCCCGCTATCTCCATGATCCTCTTGGAATGTCGTCTGGAGTGTTCCACCGTCTCGGGGATCTGGTCTCCCATCCATAGATCTGACCATCTGGTCTCTATGAGTTTTTCCATGTAGTTTCCCAGGCAGGGTGAGACTTTTTTGAGCCTGCTGAGAAGCTCCCTTCCCGATCCGGTCACCTGGCTCTGGCCTTTTTTATACTGCTCTATCAGGCTCTTCGCCAAAGAGGAGGTCGACCCTTCTACAAAAAGTCCTCTGACCCAACTGGGCAAAGTGGAGTTTTTCAAAACTCTGTTCCTCTCGACAGAGTCCATGCTGCAAAGCCCTTTGAGAAGGGAGATCTCCTCGTCCATAGCACCTATGGCACAGGAGACGGGAAGGGGCATGAGATCAAAGGTCTCTCTGGTTTCTTCCCGTCCCTCTCCAAAAGCGTAGATCGCTGGAATATCGTAGATCAGAGAGTAAAGGCTTGCGTAGGCGGAGATAGATTTATAGCCGCCGGTCATGTTTATAACCAGGCTATCTCTCGCACCTAAGCCAGCTCTTATTTCGTCGAATTTTTCAAATATACTGTTTACGCTTTTGTGGAACTCCTGGGCTCCGCCCACTTTTATATCCAACGGAGAAACCGTCCAGTTAAAATCCTTCCAGTTCGGGAATAATTTCGCATCGTGAACCTCTTTCAGGTACCAGACACAATAGAGAGCGGTTAGGAAGGATATGCCGCCTCTAGATGGATATAGATGAAGGTCAAGTGAAATGGCGTCTTCCTGCCTGCTTATATGTCCTAAGGTGCTTTGGACCTCCGCTGAGATAAGGTTTTCCGTCACGAATTTCTTTTTATCGATCTCACCAGACCTTACTTTATTGAGGATGCCCCTCTCCTTTTCCCCTATTGAAAATCCGGGCATATTCGTAAGACCTCTCACTACGTTGGGGATATCGGCATCTTTAAAGACAGAATCCGAAAACCCCCCTAATTTATCCGAGTTTACCCGACTCCTTTCAGACCAATCATTCCCTTCAAGATGAGTAGCAACAGAAGTGCCTACCGTGCAGAGCATTACTATTTTGCGATCCTCAGCCAAAACGTAGCCCTCCTTTTTTACGATCCTTTTTCCATGATAGCACAGGTTTTTTGCTCTTCATTGGTTATTTTGCGACCTTTCTTGCTAGCTATATGATCCAAATTACTTCAGAGATGATCGAGCAAGTCAAATATCAGAAATGTGGTATTTAGGGTGCTGTCGGCAAAGCAATGCCTCTAAAAAAATAAATACAAGACAAGGCAAGACCTCTGTAGCTTAAAGCTACCAGGGCTAATCCAAAACGTAGAAAGGGGATCAACAATATGAACGCTCAAAAACTGGCTATCGCTGTGAACGGAGTATTTTTTATCCTGATAGGACTGAACCTGGAGAGCGTAAAGCTCTATCTAAATGTCACCTCAAACGTCGCTATCGTAATCATCGTTTTTGGGATGGCCCTGGCTTTTTTGCCAACCCTAATTAAGAAGGAGATAGTGAAGCAATCTAAAACAAAGAAAGACAGGTACTTCTTTTTTTTTGAGCAAGAGGTGACAGAAACGAACTTCTACGAGGTGATTACTCTTTTAGGTTTTAATTTGACGAAGCCTAGGTTGATCGAAAGTCACTACGAAGCTAGCTATCGCCTTTCCGAAGAGTCTCTCAAAGACTTTCTTTCCATAATCACCGCCACTATCCCGGTC from Dethiosulfovibrio salsuginis encodes the following:
- a CDS encoding HD domain-containing protein, whose product is MPGFSIGEKERGILNKVRSGEIDKKKFVTENLISAEVQSTLGHISRQEDAISLDLHLYPSRGGISFLTALYCVWYLKEVHDAKLFPNWKDFNWTVSPLDIKVGGAQEFHKSVNSIFEKFDEIRAGLGARDSLVINMTGGYKSISAYASLYSLIYDIPAIYAFGEGREETRETFDLMPLPVSCAIGAMDEEISLLKGLCSMDSVERNRVLKNSTLPSWVRGLFVEGSTSSLAKSLIEQYKKGQSQVTGSGRELLSRLKKVSPCLGNYMEKLIETRWSDLWMGDQIPETVEHSRRHSKRIMEIAGNVMRSLDRGEPLGEGRSKDLYMDRPIPLALLISAIYLHDIGHTALTYPLDLNESEDGDVFPLSLFPSAVREVHNLLSAEMVRLRAKDLFPDPDEMEGLNVVEDRAGELKEYLEIVKKLVPEVCAGHRGYVRLDDYIPKKKKKSVWEVGKLLMGKERFKSTLSPVSSRLGKFATIFAGGHISEEEVLTVTALLRVLDGCDVQSDRIVGEDHLIQRLERTAYEAKALAAQLPIYSQILEAIDLEIDGKALSMNSCVKELCELANKITPEDSRSGTMDREVSGRIGSICKAVYPEIFKRLRKLKGDDGFQVLFEGENLSIVQGLSLVNRIAFKWEQFLHFYKHRLVEVVLPVPPKEKGSFSVDIKLIPKEIQGQEAPANHEEQLYDIAKEITGEVDRTGRHLRGFYIRPDYPRKEPEPERNGN